CCTTCGGAAGCGGGGCCATGACCAACTCGATCTCCGAGTTTGAGCATTCCGATGCGTACTTCGTCATCGGGTCCAACATGACCGAGGCCCATCCGATCATTGCGCTGAAGCTGAAACGAGGCGCCCGGTACAACGGGGCCAAGCTCATTGTAGCCGATCCTCGGGAGATCACCCTTACGAAATATGCCGCCCTTTGGCTCCGGCATAAGCCGGGCACCGATGCCGCGCTGATCAACGGCCTCATGCACGTGATCCTTGATGAGGGCCTGGAGGATAAGGAGTTCATCGAGGCCAGGACGGAGAACATCACGGCCTTGAAAAAGGTCTTGAAAAAATACACCCCGGCTTTCACCGAGAAGGTCACCGGCGTGCCCCAGGAGAAGATCATCGAGGCGGCCCGGATCATCGGGGAGAGCGGCACGGTCGCCTTTTTCTATGCCATGGGGATCACCCAGCATATCATGGGGACCGAGAACGTGATGTCCGTGGCCAACCTCGCCATGCTCACGGGAAATGTGGGGAGACCCGGAACAGGCGTGAACCCCCTTCGCGGCCAGAGCAATGTTCAAGGCGCCTGTGACATGGGCGGGCTTTTCGATTATTATCCCGGGTACCAGCGGGTGGACCTGGAAGAGAACCGGAAGAAGTTCTCTGAGGCCTGGGAGTGTAATACGCTGAGCCGTGATGCCGGTCTTCCGGCCACGGCCATGATCAACGCGGCCGTGGAGGGAAAGCTCAAGGCCCTCTATGTCATGGGGGAAAACCCCCTGCTTTCGGATCCGGATATCGGGCATACGGAGAAGGGATTCAAGAACCTCGACTTTCTGGTGGTCCAGGATATCTTCATGACCGAGACCGCGGCCATGGCCGATGTGGTCCTCCCTGCCGCAAGTTATGCGGAAAAGGACGGGACCTTCACCAATACGGA
This Nitrospirae bacterium CG2_30_53_67 DNA region includes the following protein-coding sequences:
- a CDS encoding formate dehydrogenase, translating into MTNSISEFEHSDAYFVIGSNMTEAHPIIALKLKRGARYNGAKLIVADPREITLTKYAALWLRHKPGTDAALINGLMHVILDEGLEDKEFIEARTENITALKKVLKKYTPAFTEKVTGVPQEKIIEAARIIGESGTVAFFYAMGITQHIMGTENVMSVANLAMLTGNVGRPGTGVNPLRGQSNVQGACDMGGLFDYYPGYQRVDLEENRKKFSEAWECNTLSRDAGLPATAMINAAVEGKLKALYVMGENPLLSDPDIGHTEKGFKNLDFLVVQDIFMTETAAMADVVLPAASYAEKDGTFTNTERRVQLLRQVIEPIGGSRIDWKIIMEISTRMGRPMTYKNTAEIMDEIASLTPIYGGISHERLQKGGLQWPCPDKNHPGTPYLHKDKFSRGKGFFYPVDYHPPSELPDPEYPFLLTTGRMLSHYHTGSMTRRVKGLNEICPEGFMEIHPKDARSLDIADGEMVRVSSRRGAITVRAKVTRKVPPQVVYMNFHFSESPANRLTIAALDPMSGIAEAKVCAVRIEKRKLQETAV